A portion of the Liberibacter crescens BT-1 genome contains these proteins:
- a CDS encoding replicative DNA helicase: MTEKNHSVTSLYREAPNNVEAEQALLGAVLVNNDAFYRVSDFLKPLHFFERLHQNIFEIASKLIHMGKIANPVTIKTFLSSEEKVGDLTVSQYLARLASEAVSIINAEDYGKTIYDLALRRSLIGIGEEMVNTAYNSSLELSSKEQIENTERQLFDLAENGRYDGGFQSFTNAITIAVNMASQAFERDSKLSGISTGLHSLDNLIGGLQNSDLIIIAGRPGMGKTSLATNIAYNIADSYESEVQPDGSYQTKNGGIVGFYSLEMSSEQLATRIISEQSELHSSKIRRGEITKADYDKLIACSETIQKLPLYIDQTGGISIAQLSTRARRLKRQRGLDVLVIDYIQLMTASKRSGDSRVLEITEITTGLKSLAKELNVPIIALSQLSRQVENRDDKRPQLSDLRESGSIEQDADVVLFVFREEYYLKNREPKKDDVIAHAKWTEDLEKVKGMANIIIAKQRHGPTGTVNLAFQAEFTRFSELAYHHHQYDR; this comes from the coding sequence ATGACTGAAAAAAATCATAGTGTAACATCTTTATACCGTGAAGCTCCTAATAATGTTGAAGCTGAACAAGCATTACTTGGAGCTGTTTTGGTTAATAATGATGCTTTTTACCGAGTATCAGACTTTTTAAAACCACTGCATTTTTTTGAAAGACTTCATCAAAATATTTTTGAGATCGCTAGTAAACTTATCCATATGGGGAAAATAGCTAATCCAGTAACGATCAAAACATTCTTGTCTTCTGAAGAAAAAGTAGGAGACTTGACAGTATCACAATACTTAGCACGATTAGCTTCTGAAGCTGTTTCTATTATTAATGCAGAAGATTATGGCAAAACAATTTATGATCTAGCTCTTCGCCGATCTCTCATAGGAATTGGCGAAGAAATGGTTAATACTGCCTACAATTCCTCATTAGAGCTGTCTTCTAAAGAGCAAATCGAGAATACAGAACGACAGTTATTTGATCTCGCAGAGAATGGTCGTTATGATGGAGGTTTTCAGTCATTCACGAATGCGATAACTATTGCTGTTAATATGGCATCTCAAGCCTTCGAAAGAGATAGTAAACTTTCAGGAATTTCTACAGGCCTTCACTCTCTTGATAACCTTATAGGCGGACTACAAAATTCTGACTTAATTATTATCGCAGGCCGCCCAGGTATGGGGAAAACATCGTTAGCTACGAATATAGCGTACAATATTGCTGATTCATATGAATCAGAAGTGCAACCTGATGGTTCTTATCAGACAAAAAATGGGGGTATTGTTGGTTTTTATTCTTTAGAAATGTCTTCTGAACAACTGGCTACTCGTATTATCTCTGAACAAAGCGAACTTCATTCTTCCAAGATACGTCGCGGAGAAATAACCAAGGCTGATTATGATAAACTGATTGCATGTTCAGAAACAATACAAAAATTACCTCTTTATATTGATCAAACAGGAGGTATTTCGATTGCTCAGCTTTCTACCCGAGCCCGCCGTTTGAAAAGACAACGTGGACTTGATGTACTCGTAATAGATTATATACAACTTATGACAGCATCAAAAAGATCTGGTGATAGTCGTGTTTTAGAAATTACTGAGATTACTACTGGACTAAAATCCTTAGCCAAAGAACTCAATGTACCTATTATTGCACTTTCACAATTATCCCGTCAAGTCGAAAATCGTGATGATAAGCGTCCCCAACTTTCAGATCTTCGTGAATCTGGTTCTATTGAACAGGATGCGGATGTTGTCCTTTTTGTATTTCGTGAAGAATATTATCTCAAGAACAGAGAACCTAAAAAAGATGATGTAATCGCCCATGCAAAGTGGACTGAAGACCTCGAAAAAGTTAAAGGAATGGCAAACATCATCATTGCAAAACAACGTCATGGCCCAACAGGAACAGTTAATCTTGCTTTCCAAGCAGAATTTACACGCTTCTCTGAACTTGCTTATCATCATCATCAATATGATCGCTGA
- the rplI gene encoding 50S ribosomal protein L9, giving the protein MEVILLQRIINLGQIGEIVKVRDGYARNYLLPQKKALRANEANKILFQNERHIFETKNIELKEQALNLAQILDKKEFIVIRSAGEAGHLYGSVSARDIIDILNKENFIINRSQINLNTPIKSIGLHEVTISLHPEVDILIKLNVSRSEEEAKYQATGKSFASPESYYVFDQESLEEENLSDFENEIEEKPE; this is encoded by the coding sequence ATGGAAGTTATTCTTCTCCAACGCATTATAAATCTTGGTCAAATAGGAGAGATTGTTAAAGTCCGAGATGGATACGCACGAAATTATCTTTTACCGCAAAAAAAAGCCTTAAGAGCTAACGAAGCTAATAAAATTCTTTTTCAAAATGAACGACACATTTTTGAAACAAAAAATATTGAACTTAAAGAGCAAGCTCTAAACTTAGCTCAAATACTAGATAAAAAAGAATTTATTGTAATACGTTCTGCTGGAGAAGCAGGACATCTCTATGGTTCAGTATCAGCTCGTGATATAATTGATATTTTAAATAAAGAAAATTTTATTATAAATCGCAGCCAAATCAATTTAAATACACCAATAAAATCAATTGGATTACACGAAGTCACCATCTCTCTTCATCCTGAAGTTGATATTTTGATTAAGCTCAACGTTTCCCGTTCAGAAGAAGAAGCTAAATACCAAGCAACAGGAAAAAGCTTTGCTTCTCCTGAAAGCTATTATGTCTTTGATCAAGAAAGCTTAGAAGAAGAAAACTTGTCTGATTTTGAAAATGAGATAGAAGAAAAACCTGAATAA
- the rpsR gene encoding 30S ribosomal protein S18, which produces MTEVSSFPVRRPSSRRRKFCPFSGSNVVRIDYKDVRLLSRFLSERGKIVPSRISAVSQKKQRELARAIKRARFLGLLPYVAV; this is translated from the coding sequence ATGACTGAAGTTTCTTCATTCCCTGTACGCAGACCTTCTAGTCGCCGTCGTAAATTTTGCCCATTTTCAGGTTCAAATGTAGTTCGTATTGATTATAAGGATGTTCGTCTTTTATCACGTTTTTTATCTGAGCGGGGTAAGATAGTCCCTTCTCGCATTTCAGCTGTATCTCAGAAAAAACAGCGTGAGTTAGCGCGAGCTATTAAACGTGCACGTTTTCTTGGTTTGTTGCCATATGTTGCGGTTTAG
- the rpsF gene encoding 30S ribosomal protein S6 has protein sequence MALYEHVFLSRQDISAQQVEGIAGQYKSLIEQNGGKVPHIEHWGLRPIAYRLKKNRKAYYVLMNIDAPFSAIEEMERQMRINENILRYMTISVDAHEEGPSIMMQKRDREEKSYKSPREHSNDRKRVYREEKQI, from the coding sequence ATGGCTCTTTATGAACATGTATTTCTTTCACGGCAAGATATTTCTGCTCAGCAAGTTGAAGGTATAGCAGGACAATATAAGTCTCTAATTGAGCAGAATGGTGGAAAGGTTCCCCATATTGAACATTGGGGTTTGAGGCCTATTGCATATCGCCTTAAGAAAAATCGAAAAGCTTATTATGTTTTAATGAATATTGATGCTCCTTTTTCTGCCATTGAAGAGATGGAGCGTCAAATGCGTATTAATGAAAATATATTGAGGTATATGACTATTTCTGTCGATGCGCATGAAGAAGGCCCATCCATAATGATGCAAAAACGTGATCGTGAAGAAAAAAGCTATAAATCACCGAGAGAACACTCTAATGATCGCAAACGTGTTTATCGTGAAGAAAAACAAATATAA
- a CDS encoding Do family serine endopeptidase: MFSITLAQQNLVSPQTREEIQLSFAPLVKRTASAVVNVYAERIVNPHLQNDVDSFIEKFFGQKLPNRTEKQSTLGSGVILTSSGFVVTNDHVIEGADDIRVALVDGHEFPCKVLLRDQRIDLAVLKIEAKNQFPSLQIGNSDSIEVGDLVLAIGNPFGIGQTVTNGIISALARSRVTKNDFGFFIQTDASINPGNSGGALINMKGELIGINTVIFSRDGESKGIGFAIPANLVRVFLAAAEKGEKRFDRPYTGAKFEPIISEIAESIDLPRAWGALIVKVIKGSPFDKAGLKKGQVITAVNNIPIEHPDALIYRMTTLGLGSTVNLTVRDIDGQDRTFKVKVDRAPETMSRDTYVVKEEGPLSGIVVSNISPRLLDELNISSDLSVGVVVTDLKAGSIASRLGFSPRDIIITVNNTPVNSTKTLQKIVSSGPSTWKIEIERQGQRFLQFFR, encoded by the coding sequence ATGTTTTCTATAACATTAGCACAGCAAAATCTAGTTTCTCCTCAAACGAGAGAAGAAATACAGCTTTCTTTTGCTCCTCTTGTAAAGCGTACTGCCAGTGCAGTCGTTAACGTTTATGCTGAACGCATTGTAAATCCTCATCTTCAGAATGATGTGGATAGTTTTATAGAAAAATTTTTTGGTCAAAAGTTACCAAATCGTACAGAGAAACAATCTACACTTGGCTCTGGAGTTATTCTTACCTCTTCTGGATTTGTGGTAACCAATGATCATGTGATAGAGGGGGCTGATGACATTCGTGTTGCACTTGTAGATGGACATGAATTTCCTTGTAAGGTTCTTCTCAGAGATCAACGTATTGATCTTGCTGTACTTAAGATTGAAGCAAAAAATCAGTTTCCTTCACTACAAATAGGTAATTCCGATTCTATAGAAGTTGGTGATTTAGTATTGGCGATAGGCAACCCTTTTGGGATAGGGCAGACTGTTACAAATGGTATTATTTCTGCCTTAGCACGGAGTCGTGTAACAAAAAACGATTTTGGATTTTTTATTCAGACTGATGCATCTATTAATCCTGGTAATTCAGGGGGAGCTCTGATCAATATGAAAGGAGAATTAATTGGAATTAATACAGTTATTTTTTCAAGAGATGGAGAGTCGAAAGGAATTGGTTTTGCTATACCAGCTAATCTTGTAAGGGTATTTTTAGCGGCAGCAGAGAAAGGAGAAAAGAGATTTGATCGTCCATATACTGGTGCGAAGTTTGAGCCGATTATTTCAGAAATAGCAGAATCGATAGACTTACCACGTGCTTGGGGGGCTTTAATTGTAAAAGTTATAAAAGGTAGTCCATTTGACAAAGCAGGTTTAAAGAAAGGGCAAGTAATAACCGCTGTTAATAATATACCTATAGAGCATCCAGATGCACTTATTTATCGTATGACAACTTTAGGATTAGGAAGCACTGTTAATTTAACAGTCAGAGATATAGATGGGCAAGATCGTACCTTCAAAGTTAAAGTGGATCGTGCTCCCGAAACGATGTCGCGAGATACTTATGTGGTTAAAGAAGAGGGACCTTTATCAGGGATTGTTGTTTCTAATATTTCTCCACGCTTGTTAGATGAACTTAATATAAGTTCAGATCTCAGTGTAGGTGTTGTTGTTACTGATTTAAAAGCAGGTTCTATTGCAAGTCGATTGGGTTTTTCTCCTCGGGACATTATAATTACTGTTAACAATACGCCAGTGAATTCAACAAAAACTTTACAGAAAATAGTTTCTAGTGGTCCTAGTACTTGGAAAATTGAAATAGAGCGTCAAGGACAAAGATTTTTGCAATTTTTCCGATAA
- the galE gene encoding UDP-glucose 4-epimerase GalE — translation MPNKTILVVGGAGYIGSHTCLRLAAKGFCPVVFDNLSSGHVESVLWGPFEYGDIRDPTCIREVFKKYKPVAILHFAALIDINASIKNPVLFYETNVIGSLNLMHAAKTENVKILIFSSTCATYGIPQQVLLNEEHPQIPINPYGRTKYIVEQIIHDHNDYCGLKSVILRYFNAAGADFESLIGEWHNPETHAIPLAIKATLNPKDVFKVFGYDYNTHDGTCLRDYIHVIDLADAHIMALEYLLNGGESTVLNLGTGIGSTVKELLISIEKISGCNVPTAYTERRSGDSPALVADNKKAKKILGWTPKYNLDDIVLSAWNWHKKLSYSKDVIF, via the coding sequence GTGCCCAATAAGACAATTCTTGTAGTCGGTGGTGCTGGCTATATTGGCTCTCATACCTGTTTGCGTTTAGCTGCAAAAGGTTTTTGCCCCGTTGTATTCGACAATCTCTCTAGCGGACATGTGGAATCTGTCTTATGGGGACCATTTGAATATGGAGATATTCGTGATCCAACATGTATCCGAGAAGTTTTTAAAAAATATAAACCTGTTGCTATACTTCATTTTGCTGCATTGATTGATATCAATGCATCTATTAAAAATCCCGTCCTGTTTTATGAAACAAATGTCATCGGCAGCTTGAATCTTATGCATGCTGCAAAAACTGAAAATGTGAAAATTTTGATATTTTCCTCTACCTGCGCCACATATGGAATACCTCAACAAGTATTGCTGAATGAAGAACATCCCCAAATACCGATCAATCCTTACGGACGTACAAAATATATTGTTGAGCAAATAATACATGATCATAATGATTATTGCGGGCTAAAATCAGTCATTTTAAGATATTTTAATGCTGCAGGAGCTGACTTCGAAAGTTTAATTGGTGAATGGCACAATCCTGAAACTCATGCTATTCCACTAGCAATAAAAGCGACTTTAAATCCCAAAGATGTATTTAAAGTTTTTGGCTATGATTATAATACCCATGACGGAACATGTTTACGTGATTATATACATGTAATAGATCTGGCTGATGCCCATATAATGGCTTTGGAATATTTATTGAATGGAGGAGAATCTACTGTTCTTAATCTTGGTACGGGAATAGGAAGTACGGTAAAAGAATTATTAATATCTATTGAAAAAATATCTGGGTGTAATGTTCCTACCGCCTATACAGAAAGACGTTCAGGAGATTCTCCTGCTCTCGTAGCTGACAATAAAAAAGCAAAAAAAATTTTAGGCTGGACACCAAAATATAATCTTGATGATATCGTTCTATCTGCTTGGAATTGGCATAAAAAATTATCATACAGCAAAGATGTAATTTTTTAA